A window from Primulina huaijiensis isolate GDHJ02 chromosome 11, ASM1229523v2, whole genome shotgun sequence encodes these proteins:
- the LOC140988616 gene encoding L-type lectin-domain containing receptor kinase IX.1-like, whose amino-acid sequence MKPATIEILFILFLFFSNIPATLSVSLSFNFSSFGSNENNRFINATGDAYISPQGIQLTPNELSVSQVETVGRATYIEPLHLWDKNSGNLCDFSTHFSFVIDSSGRSNFADGITFFFAPVYSSINSNARGGSIGLNTDNIYANSSSETFFAVEFDTFRNYLDPSIPHVGININSMVSIATVDWQNNITQGRENEAWISYNGSSKTLSVNFTNFFSNTVTHGNLSRVIDLRDYMPEKVLFGFSGATGSWFERNTVKSWDFYSSLTLDIPSSVPAPSPIPDPTINNIGDGNQKRKRGVLGLAIGLGVGLPILILALGFVGCFLKKKKYKKESRDTHAYSIDPSMDNEFQRGTGAKKFLCAELTRGTHNFAEELKLGEGGFGGVYRGFLKETNSYVAVKRVSRGSQQGLKEYASEVKIISQLRHRNLVQLIGWCHEKGELLLVYEFLPNGSLDSHLFKHNSVLTWEVRYKIAQGLASALLYLHEEWDQCVVHRDIKSSNIMLDSNFNAKLGDFGLARLVDHEKGSQTTMVAGTRGYMAPEYVISGRASKESDVYSFGVVLLEITCGRKAIDVGFQENNIVVLVEWVWKLYGAGKILDAVDQDLGIEQNGEEMERLLVVGLWCVHPDNRHRPTIRQAMNVMNFEAQLPVLPAMMPVPIYYSPSMNMVTNSGVNYSISGSDSVDYSQYSNSSNLTTSSSAGSVNQSTALLKTA is encoded by the coding sequence ATGAAACCAGCAACCATTGAAATCTTGTTCatcctcttcctcttcttctccaaTATCCCTGCAACTCTTTCGGTTTCGTTATCATTCAACTTCTCCAGCTTCGGATCTAACGAGAACAATCGCTTCATCAACGCCACAGGAGATGCTTACATCTCACCCCAAGGGATTCAGCTCACCCCGAATGAACTCAGTGTTTCACAGGTTGAGACAGTGGGCCGTGCCACCTATATTGAGCCGCTGCATCTGTGGGACAAGAATTCCGGGAATTTGTGTGATTTCTCGACCCATTTTTCGTTCGTGATAGATTCCAGTGGGAGAAGCAATTTTGCGGATGGAATCACCTTCTTCTTTGCTCCCGTCTATTCATCCATAAATTCTAACGCTCGCGGTGGAAGCATTGGCCTTAATACAGATAATATTTATGCAAATTCATCTTCCGAGACATTTTTTGCTGTCGAGTTTGATACTTTTCGGAATTATTTAGATCCATCTATCCCACATGTCGGGATTAATATAAATTCCATGGTTTCTATTGCAACCGTTGATTGGCAGAATAATATTACTCAGGGGAGGGAAAATGAAGCTTGGATTAGCTACAATGGCAGTTCGAAGACTCTCAGTgttaattttacaaatttttttagcaACACAGTCACACACGGTAACCTCAGCCGCGTGATTGATCTTAGAGATTACATGCCTGAAAAAGTTCTGTTTGGCTTTTCTGGTGCAACAGGATCATGGTTTGAGAGAAATACTGTTAAGTCTTGggatttttattcaagtttaacACTTGATATTCCTTCTAGTGTGCCAGCCCCGAGCCCAATACCCGATCCCACGATCAACAATATTGGAGACGGAAATCAAAAGAGGAAGCGGGGAGTCCTGGGATTAGCTATCGGATTAGGCGTTGGATTGCCGATTCTAATTCTTGCTTTAGGATTTGTTGGCTgtttcttgaagaagaaaaagtaCAAGAAGGAATCAAGAGATACACATGCATATTCTATAGATCCATCGATGGATAACGAATTTCAAAGAGGCACCGGGGCAAAGAAGTTTTTGTGTGCTGAATTGACCCGTGGAACTCATAATTTTGCAGAGGAATTGAAGCTCGGAGAAGGAGGATTTGGTGGAGTTTACAGAGGTTTCTTGAAAGAAACCAATTCATATGTTGCTGTAAAAAGGGTATCAAGGGGATCCCAACAAGGGCTAAAAGAGTATGCATCAGAAGTGAAGATCATTAGTCAATTAAGACACAGAAACCTCGTCCAACTCATCGGTTGGTGCCACGAAAAAGGTGAACTCCTCCTTGTTTACGAGTTCTTGCCAAATGGGAGCTTAGATTCACATCTCTTTAAACATAATTCGGTGTTGACATGGGAAGTTAGATACAAAATTGCGCAGGGATTAGCCTCAGCTTTGTTGTATCTACACGAGGAATGGGATCAATGTGTAGTCCATAGAGATATCAAGTCAAGCAACATCATGTTGGATTCAAACTTCAATGCCAAACTCGGTGATTTCGGTCTAGCTCGACTCGTAGATCACGAAAAAGGGTCACAAACAACGATGGTGGCAGGGACCAGAGGGTACATGGCACCTGAATATGTGATCTCCGGCAGGGCCAGCAAAGAATCCGACGTATATAGTTTCGGGGTCGTTTTGTTAGAGATCACTTGTGGTAGAAAAGCCATTGATGTTggatttcaagaaaataatatagttgTACTAGTGGAATGGGTGTGGAAACTTTACGGTGCCGGAAAAATACTCGACGCGGTGGATCAAGATCTAGGAATCGAGCAAAATGGTGAAGAAATGGAGAGATTGCTGGTTGTGGGGCTATGGTGTGTTCATCCAGATAATCGGCATCGGCCCACAATACGACAGGCGATGAATGTGATGAATTTTGAGGCTCAATTGCCCGTTCTTCCAGCAATGATGCCGGTGCCGATATATTACAGTCCTTCCATGAACATGGTTACGAATTCTGGTGTGAATTACAGTATTAGCGGGAGCGATTCTGTGGACTACAGTCAATACAGTAATTCTTCAAATTTGACCACTTCTTCTTCGGCAGGTTCTGTTAATCAATCTACTGCGTTGCTTAAAACTGCTTGA
- the LOC140987711 gene encoding uncharacterized protein, translated as MRTWATWNERLRYLHECNGKARELDADWCENLLGEFPYKEGYPSCVVGGVIRDHEGQPILAFGELIDKAQSITMAELLAIQVGLKVARQHNIQIHQITSDSLLTVQAVTRPEEDLSYVGSIATDISILMEVLESPHLIHVRRSANRVAHSVAAFAFSSSSHFVWEHGSFLSWLIKLVIANLSSS; from the exons ATGCGTACTTGGGCCACTTGGAATGAGAGGCTTCGCTATCTTCATGAATGTAATGGCAAGGCTCGAGAATTGGATGCTGATTGGTGTGAAAATCTGCTCGGGGAATTCC CTTATAAAGAGGGATATCCTAGTTGTGTAGTCGGTGGTGTGATTCGTGATCATGAGGGACAACCGATTTTGGCTTTCGGAGAATTGATTGACAAGGCCCAATCTATTACAATGGCTGAGCTTCTTGCCATCCAGGTTGGCTTGAAAGTCGCTAGGCAGCACAACATTCAGATTCATCAAATCACCTCGGACTCTCTTCTTACAGTGCAAGCAGTCACAAGGCCAGAAGAGGATCTTAGTTATGTGGGTTCAATTGCTACGGATATTAGCATACTTATGGAGGTACTCGAGAGCCCTCATCTTATTCATGTTAGGAGATCGGCTAACCGGGTGGCTCACTCGGTTGCTGCTTTTGCTTTTTCATCCTCCTCTCATTTTGTTTGGGAGCATGGATCTTTTCTTTCGTGGTTGATTAAACTTGTAATTGCGAACCTATCTTCTTCTTAA